The genomic region TAGATCCTCCCGCGCCAGTCCGCTGGCGAGTGAATTGATACGCACAAAGACCTTTCGCCCTTTTTGCGTCTCCCCTCTCTTCGCCCTCGCCAGCATAGCTAGCGTATCCCTTGCCAGGGCTCTGGCACTAGCTTTCTCTGAAGTGGGCACCGAATCTTCCAGGTCCAAAACGAGCGCATCGACAGGCAGATTCCACACTTTATCAATCATGTTTTGCCGGTTGCCGGGGACAGAGAGTAGAGTTCTAAGCGGCTCCACTTATTACCTCCGTGCTGCTAAAGGCTAGTATGGTGTTTCTGCCAGATAGTTGTCAAGTATTCTCAACGCCACAGGCTTGTGCTAGAATCTGAGGCGATGAGTACCGCTCTTGGCGTTACCGTATGTGGCAATCGGGAGTTCCGCTGGGGTGAGCGAACCTTCATTATGGGGGTGTTGAACCTCACGCCGGATTCCTTCTCCGGCGATGGGCTGGGAGATGACATCGCTGCTGCCCTTGCCCAGGCAAGACGCCTGGTGGCTGAGGGTGCTGACATCCTCGATGTGGGGGGTGAGTCCACCCGTCCCCAATCGTCGCCGGTATCTGCCGAGGAGGAGCTGGCACGGGTGATCCCGGTGATTGAAAAGCTGGCCGGGGAGGTTGCGGTGCCCATCAGCATCGACACCTACAAACCTGAGGTGGCCATGCATGCCCTTGAGGCTGGTGCCAGGATGATCAATGATATCTGGGGCTTAAGGCGTAATCCCTATCTTGCCCAGCTTGCTGCAGAATGGGAGGTACCCCTGGTTATCGCGGCTAACCAGCGGGAAACCACCTACGATCAGATCGTCCCTGAGGTTATTGCTTCCCTGAGTCAGGGAATTGATCTAGCGCGGGACGCGGGGGTGGTCTGGGAGAATATCATCATCGACCCGGGTATCGGCTTCGGCAAGACCCTGGAGGGAAACCTTGAGCTCATCCGGCGGCTGGGCGAGCTCAAGGCGCTAGGACGGCCGAT from Dehalococcoidia bacterium harbors:
- the folP gene encoding dihydropteroate synthase, encoding MSTALGVTVCGNREFRWGERTFIMGVLNLTPDSFSGDGLGDDIAAALAQARRLVAEGADILDVGGESTRPQSSPVSAEEELARVIPVIEKLAGEVAVPISIDTYKPEVAMHALEAGARMINDIWGLRRNPYLAQLAAEWEVPLVIAANQRETTYDQIVPEVIASLSQGIDLARDAGVVWENIIIDPGIGFGKTLEGNLELIRRLGELKALGRPILLGTSRKSMIGLVLNLPPEQRLEGTAATIALGIAGGADIVRVHDVLQMGRVARMTDAIIRGR